Within the Candidatus Reidiella endopervernicosa genome, the region CTGATTCGGCACGACGTGTTGCGGGTAGCGGTGACGCGGTGGTAGTGGGTAGCGCAGTGATACGACGTGTTGAGGAGCTGAGCGCAGACCCTGCTGCACTGTTGGCCGAATTGAGTCGATTTGCTACAGAGCTTCGTGGTGCGTTGGACGAGGCCGCCGCATAGCGGCATTATGTGGTCAGATAGTTGCTGGCCCTGGTTTAACTGAGAATAAGATCGAGACCGAGATTATGAGCTGGTTCGAAAAATTGATGCCTTCGCGCATTCGCACCGAAGGTGGTAATAAACGCACGGTTCCTGAGGGGCTGTGGATCAAATGTACGGCATGCAGTTCGGTGCTGTATCGCGCTGAGCTGGAGCGCAACCTCGATGTCTGCCCCAAGTGTGATCACCATATGCGCATCGGCGCACGCCGCCGCCTGGAGGCGTTTCTCGATGCCGAGCTGCGTGAAGAGATTGGTGCTGAGATAGAACCGGTCGATGTGCTCAAGTTTAAGGACAGCAAAAAATATCGCGATCGCCTCGCCCAGGCACAGAAAAACACCAATGAGAAAGATGCGTTAATCGTGATGCAGGGGCAGGTGAATGGTCTGCCGTTGGTTGCCGCAGCGTTTGAGTTCTCTTTCATGGGTGGTTCGATGGGGTCGGTAGTTGGTGAGCGTTTTGTGCGTGCAGCCAACGCCTCGCTCGAGCACGGTATTCCGCTGGTCTGTTTCTCGGCCAGTGGTGGTGCACGCATGCAGGAGGCGTTGATCTCGCTGATGCAGATGTCGAAGACCAGTGCTGCACTGGCGCGGCTTTCAAGCAATGGGATTCCCTTTATCTCCATCCTGACTGATCCGACCATGGGCGGTGTCTCTGCCAGTTTGGCGATGTTGGGCGATGTGAACATCGCTGAGCCGAAGGCGCTGATCGGTTTTGCCGGTCCGCGAGTCATTGAGCAGACAGTGCGTGAGACGCTGCCAGAAGGATTCCAGCGCAGCG harbors:
- the accD gene encoding acetyl-CoA carboxylase, carboxyltransferase subunit beta: MSWFEKLMPSRIRTEGGNKRTVPEGLWIKCTACSSVLYRAELERNLDVCPKCDHHMRIGARRRLEAFLDAELREEIGAEIEPVDVLKFKDSKKYRDRLAQAQKNTNEKDALIVMQGQVNGLPLVAAAFEFSFMGGSMGSVVGERFVRAANASLEHGIPLVCFSASGGARMQEALISLMQMSKTSAALARLSSNGIPFISILTDPTMGGVSASLAMLGDVNIAEPKALIGFAGPRVIEQTVRETLPEGFQRSEFLVEHGAVDMIVDRRDMRDQVSGLLSILTKQPA